Proteins from a genomic interval of Rattus norvegicus strain BN/NHsdMcwi chromosome 2, GRCr8, whole genome shotgun sequence:
- the Mtmr11 gene encoding myotubularin-related protein 11 isoform X1, translating into MWWGGRGQSFNIAPQKEEPELGFSGPKSDPGNRMPEPSSHQLGSCLASGCLPGEHILAWAPGRRKGPGLELPGTLICTNFRVTFQPCGWQRNQDTPLSSEYDFALINIGRLEAVSGLSRVQLLRPGSQLKFIPEEVLIHGRDFRLLRIGFEAGGLAPQAFQVTMAIIQARAQSSQVQQYRGITLSKAGKVSGSRKPPIPLLETLEDWETERKKQGARGWRVSMVNERFDVATSLSGYFWVPNRILDSEVRRAFAHFHQGRGPRLSWHHPGGSDLLRCAGFYIASDPNKEDIRAVELMLQAGHSDVVLVDTMDEMPSLADVQLAHLKLRALCLPDSSVAEDKWLSALEGTRWLDYVRSCLRKASDISVLVTSRVRSVVLQERGDRDFNGLLSSLVQLLLAPEARTLFGFQSLVQREWVAAGHPFLTRLGETGASEEAPVLPLFLDCAWQLLQQFPAEFEFSEFFLLALHDSIRVPDTLTFLRNTPWERGKKSGQFNSYTQVYTPEYSQPLAGSPANLHLSVWDWDLRYSKEQISQFLNPGYDPEHCPDSGLPRQQPSLMVPGSPSSMWLFSRGALTPLNQLCPWQDSTSLLTVSSHWLPRPARSSESLADQEWGLPSHWGACPLPPGLLLPGYLGPQIRFWKRCYLRGRPEVQIGSSALTISGLQDELSHLQELLRKWTPRISPEDHSKKRDPNTILSQIC; encoded by the exons ATGTGGTGGGGGGGTCGGGGCCAGAGTTTCAACATTGCCCCCCAGAAGGAGGAGCCAGAGCTGGGG TTCTCTGGACCGAAGTCTGACCCAGGGAACAGGATGCCGGAGCCTAGCAGTCATCAACTAGGCAGCTGCCTGGCCTCTGGTTGCCTCCCAG GGGAGCATATCCTAGCATGGGCACCAGGACGGAGGAAAGGGCCAGGACTAGAACTGCCTGGAACTCTGATCTGCACTAACTTTAGGGTGACCTTCCAGCCTTGTGGATGGCAGCGAAATCAG GATACTCCACTGAGTAGTGAATATGATTTTGCCCTGATCAACATTGGGCGATTAGAGGCTG TGAGTGGCTTGTCCAGAGTGCAGCTTCTCCGTCCGGGGTCTCAGCTTAAGTTCATTCCGGAAGAGGTTCTGATTCACGGCAGAGACTTCCGGCTGCTTAGAATTGGTTTTGAGGCTGGAGGGCTGGCACCTCAGGCCTTCCAG GTAACCATGGCCATCATTCAAGCCAGAGCTCAGAGCAGTCAAGTCCAGCAGTACAGAGGAATAACCCTGAGCAAAGCTG GCAAGGTTTCTGGCTCCAGAAAGCCACCCATTCCTCTCTTGGAGACTTTAGAAGACTGGGAAACAGAACGAAAGAAGCAAGGGGCCAGAGGCTGGAGGGTTAGCATGGTCAATGAGAGGTTCGATGTTGCTACCAG TCTCTCAGGTTACTTCTGGGTCCCTAATCGAATTCTGGACAGTGAGGTCAGAAGAGCATTTGCACATTTCCATCAGGGCCGTGGACCG CGCCTGTCCTGGCACCACCCGGGAGGCAGTGACCTTCTCCGATGTGCAGGGTTCTATATAGCCAGTGACCCGAACAAAGAAGACATCAG agCAGTGGAGTTAATGCTACAGGCTGGGCACTCTGATGTTGTCTTGGTAGACACCATGGATGAGATGCCTAGTCTTGCTGATGTCCAACTTGCCCACTTGAAACTGAGGGCCCTTTGCCTGCCTG ACTCATCTGTAGCTGAAGATAAATGGCTCTCAGCCTTGGAAGGAACACGGTGGTTGGACTATGTCAG GTCTTGTCTTCGAAAGGCCAGCGACATCTCAGTACTAGTGACGTCCCGGGTCCGTTCTGTAGTGCTTCAAG AGCGTGGTGATCGTGATTTCAATGGCCTCCTCTCTTCACTCGTCCAGCTGCTTTTGGCCCCGGAAGCCCGGACATTGTTTGGTTTCCAGTCACTAGTGCAACGAGAGTGGGTGGCAGCTGGACACCCTTTCCTGACCAGGCTTGGGGAAACTGGGGCCAGTGAGGAG GCTCCGGTGCTCCCTCTCTTCCTTGACTGTGCCTGGCAGCTTCTCCAGCAGTTTCCAGCTGAATTTGAATTCTCCGAGTTTTTCCTTCTTGCTCTTCACGACAGCATCAGGGTTCCGGACACCCTCACCTTTCTGAGAAACACTCCCTGGGAGCGCGGGAAGAAGAGTGGACAG TTCAACTCATATACACAAGTTTACACCCCCGAGTACTCCCAGCCCCTAGCTGGAAGCCCGGCTAATTTACATCTGTCCGTCTGGGACTGGGATTTACGCTACAGCAAGGAACAGATATCACAGTTCCTTAATCCTGGCTACGATCCGGAACATTGCCCAGACAGCGGGCTCCCTAGACAGCAG CCAAGCCTCATGGTTCCTGGATCCCCCAGTTCTATGTGGCTGTTCTCCAGAGGGGCCCTGACCCCCCTGAATCAGCTCTGTCCTTGGCAAGACAGCACTTCCTTGCTGACAGTCTCTTCTCATTGGCTCCCTCGACCGGCTAGATCCTCTGAAAGCCTAGCTGACCAGGAATGGGGGCTCCCCTCACATTGGGGAGCCTGCCCTTTACCTCCTGGGCTACTGCTGCCTGGATATTTGGGACCACAGATCAGGTTCTGGAAACGCTGTTACCTGAGGGGAAGGCCGGAGGTCCAG ATAGGCTCTTCAGCTCTCACAATCTCTGGCCTTCAAGATGAGCTGTCTCATCTTCAGGAACTATTAAGAAAATGGACACCAAGAATATCTCCGGAGGACCACAGCAAGAAAAGAGATCCAAATACTATCCTTTCTCAGATCTGCTGA
- the Mtmr11 gene encoding myotubularin-related protein 11 isoform X8, translated as MWWGGRGQSFNIAPQKEEPELGFSGPKSDPGNRMPEPSSHQLGSCLASGCLPGEHILAWAPGRRKGPGLELPGTLICTNFRVTFQPCGWQRNQDTPLSSEYDFALINIGRLEAVSGLSRVQLLRPGSQLKFIPEEVLIHGRDFRLLRIGFEAGGLAPQAFQVTMAIIQARAQSSQVQQYRGITLSKAGKVSGSRKPPIPLLETLEDWETERKKQGARGWRVSMVNERFDVATSLSGYFWVPNRILDSEVRRAFAHFHQGRGPRLSWHHPGGSDLLRCAGFYIASDPNKEDIRAVELMLQAGHSDVVLVDTMDEMPSLADVQLAHLKLRALCLPDSSVAEDKWLSALEGTRWLDYVRSCLRKASDISVLVTSRVRSVVLQVSWTPFFVPLSPRAW; from the exons ATGTGGTGGGGGGGTCGGGGCCAGAGTTTCAACATTGCCCCCCAGAAGGAGGAGCCAGAGCTGGGG TTCTCTGGACCGAAGTCTGACCCAGGGAACAGGATGCCGGAGCCTAGCAGTCATCAACTAGGCAGCTGCCTGGCCTCTGGTTGCCTCCCAG GGGAGCATATCCTAGCATGGGCACCAGGACGGAGGAAAGGGCCAGGACTAGAACTGCCTGGAACTCTGATCTGCACTAACTTTAGGGTGACCTTCCAGCCTTGTGGATGGCAGCGAAATCAG GATACTCCACTGAGTAGTGAATATGATTTTGCCCTGATCAACATTGGGCGATTAGAGGCTG TGAGTGGCTTGTCCAGAGTGCAGCTTCTCCGTCCGGGGTCTCAGCTTAAGTTCATTCCGGAAGAGGTTCTGATTCACGGCAGAGACTTCCGGCTGCTTAGAATTGGTTTTGAGGCTGGAGGGCTGGCACCTCAGGCCTTCCAG GTAACCATGGCCATCATTCAAGCCAGAGCTCAGAGCAGTCAAGTCCAGCAGTACAGAGGAATAACCCTGAGCAAAGCTG GCAAGGTTTCTGGCTCCAGAAAGCCACCCATTCCTCTCTTGGAGACTTTAGAAGACTGGGAAACAGAACGAAAGAAGCAAGGGGCCAGAGGCTGGAGGGTTAGCATGGTCAATGAGAGGTTCGATGTTGCTACCAG TCTCTCAGGTTACTTCTGGGTCCCTAATCGAATTCTGGACAGTGAGGTCAGAAGAGCATTTGCACATTTCCATCAGGGCCGTGGACCG CGCCTGTCCTGGCACCACCCGGGAGGCAGTGACCTTCTCCGATGTGCAGGGTTCTATATAGCCAGTGACCCGAACAAAGAAGACATCAG agCAGTGGAGTTAATGCTACAGGCTGGGCACTCTGATGTTGTCTTGGTAGACACCATGGATGAGATGCCTAGTCTTGCTGATGTCCAACTTGCCCACTTGAAACTGAGGGCCCTTTGCCTGCCTG ACTCATCTGTAGCTGAAGATAAATGGCTCTCAGCCTTGGAAGGAACACGGTGGTTGGACTATGTCAG GTCTTGTCTTCGAAAGGCCAGCGACATCTCAGTACTAGTGACGTCCCGGGTCCGTTCTGTAGTGCTTCAAG TTTCTTGGACCcccttctttgttcctttgtcaCCCAGAGCGTGGTGA
- the Mtmr11 gene encoding myotubularin-related protein 11 isoform X6 has product MAIIQARAQSSQVQQYRGITLSKAGKVSGSRKPPIPLLETLEDWETERKKQGARGWRVSMVNERFDVATSLSGYFWVPNRILDSEVRRAFAHFHQGRGPRLSWHHPGGSDLLRCAGFYIASDPNKEDIRAVELMLQAGHSDVVLVDTMDEMPSLADVQLAHLKLRALCLPDSSVAEDKWLSALEGTRWLDYVRSCLRKASDISVLVTSRVRSVVLQERGDRDFNGLLSSLVQLLLAPEARTLFGFQSLVQREWVAAGHPFLTRLGETGASEEAPVLPLFLDCAWQLLQQFPAEFEFSEFFLLALHDSIRVPDTLTFLRNTPWERGKKSGQFNSYTQVYTPEYSQPLAGSPANLHLSVWDWDLRYSKEQISQFLNPGYDPEHCPDSGLPRQQPSLMVPGSPSSMWLFSRGALTPLNQLCPWQDSTSLLTVSSHWLPRPARSSESLADQEWGLPSHWGACPLPPGLLLPGYLGPQIRFWKRCYLRGRPEVQIGSSALTISGLQDELSHLQELLRKWTPRISPEDHSKKRDPNTILSQIC; this is encoded by the exons ATGGCCATCATTCAAGCCAGAGCTCAGAGCAGTCAAGTCCAGCAGTACAGAGGAATAACCCTGAGCAAAGCTG GCAAGGTTTCTGGCTCCAGAAAGCCACCCATTCCTCTCTTGGAGACTTTAGAAGACTGGGAAACAGAACGAAAGAAGCAAGGGGCCAGAGGCTGGAGGGTTAGCATGGTCAATGAGAGGTTCGATGTTGCTACCAG TCTCTCAGGTTACTTCTGGGTCCCTAATCGAATTCTGGACAGTGAGGTCAGAAGAGCATTTGCACATTTCCATCAGGGCCGTGGACCG CGCCTGTCCTGGCACCACCCGGGAGGCAGTGACCTTCTCCGATGTGCAGGGTTCTATATAGCCAGTGACCCGAACAAAGAAGACATCAG agCAGTGGAGTTAATGCTACAGGCTGGGCACTCTGATGTTGTCTTGGTAGACACCATGGATGAGATGCCTAGTCTTGCTGATGTCCAACTTGCCCACTTGAAACTGAGGGCCCTTTGCCTGCCTG ACTCATCTGTAGCTGAAGATAAATGGCTCTCAGCCTTGGAAGGAACACGGTGGTTGGACTATGTCAG GTCTTGTCTTCGAAAGGCCAGCGACATCTCAGTACTAGTGACGTCCCGGGTCCGTTCTGTAGTGCTTCAAG AGCGTGGTGATCGTGATTTCAATGGCCTCCTCTCTTCACTCGTCCAGCTGCTTTTGGCCCCGGAAGCCCGGACATTGTTTGGTTTCCAGTCACTAGTGCAACGAGAGTGGGTGGCAGCTGGACACCCTTTCCTGACCAGGCTTGGGGAAACTGGGGCCAGTGAGGAG GCTCCGGTGCTCCCTCTCTTCCTTGACTGTGCCTGGCAGCTTCTCCAGCAGTTTCCAGCTGAATTTGAATTCTCCGAGTTTTTCCTTCTTGCTCTTCACGACAGCATCAGGGTTCCGGACACCCTCACCTTTCTGAGAAACACTCCCTGGGAGCGCGGGAAGAAGAGTGGACAG TTCAACTCATATACACAAGTTTACACCCCCGAGTACTCCCAGCCCCTAGCTGGAAGCCCGGCTAATTTACATCTGTCCGTCTGGGACTGGGATTTACGCTACAGCAAGGAACAGATATCACAGTTCCTTAATCCTGGCTACGATCCGGAACATTGCCCAGACAGCGGGCTCCCTAGACAGCAG CCAAGCCTCATGGTTCCTGGATCCCCCAGTTCTATGTGGCTGTTCTCCAGAGGGGCCCTGACCCCCCTGAATCAGCTCTGTCCTTGGCAAGACAGCACTTCCTTGCTGACAGTCTCTTCTCATTGGCTCCCTCGACCGGCTAGATCCTCTGAAAGCCTAGCTGACCAGGAATGGGGGCTCCCCTCACATTGGGGAGCCTGCCCTTTACCTCCTGGGCTACTGCTGCCTGGATATTTGGGACCACAGATCAGGTTCTGGAAACGCTGTTACCTGAGGGGAAGGCCGGAGGTCCAG ATAGGCTCTTCAGCTCTCACAATCTCTGGCCTTCAAGATGAGCTGTCTCATCTTCAGGAACTATTAAGAAAATGGACACCAAGAATATCTCCGGAGGACCACAGCAAGAAAAGAGATCCAAATACTATCCTTTCTCAGATCTGCTGA